In a genomic window of Leifsonia xyli subsp. cynodontis DSM 46306:
- a CDS encoding aldo/keto reductase: MKTFTLPNTAIDASNVILGLMRISPLSAQEIRALVGAARDAGITMFDHADIYGDERHGAERRFGDAGAIPAAERDRVVIQSKVGIRDGFFDFSREHILTTVDESLAALNTDYLDILLLHRPDTLVEPEEVAAAFDRLEESGKVRSFGVSNHTPGQVELLKRWVRQPLAVNQVQLSITHAPILAQGVAANMAGLDQSVDRDKGILDYARLNDITLQAWSPFQKGFFDGVFLGDREHYAELNDALDELAARYGVTPAGVAVAWITRHPARIQVVLGTTDAGRVAESAAGSDLPLTREEWYRLFRAAGHTLP; the protein is encoded by the coding sequence ATGAAGACCTTCACGCTGCCGAACACCGCGATCGATGCCTCGAACGTTATCCTCGGCCTCATGCGGATCAGCCCGCTCTCCGCCCAGGAGATCCGCGCGCTCGTCGGAGCCGCCCGGGATGCCGGGATCACCATGTTCGACCACGCCGACATCTACGGCGACGAGCGTCACGGCGCGGAGCGGCGTTTCGGCGACGCGGGGGCGATCCCCGCCGCCGAACGCGACCGGGTCGTCATCCAGTCCAAGGTGGGCATCCGGGACGGCTTCTTCGACTTCTCGCGCGAGCACATCCTGACGACCGTCGACGAATCGCTCGCGGCCCTGAACACCGACTACCTCGACATCCTGCTGCTGCACCGGCCCGACACGCTCGTCGAGCCGGAGGAGGTCGCGGCGGCGTTCGACCGGCTGGAGGAGTCCGGCAAGGTGCGGTCGTTCGGCGTCTCCAACCACACGCCCGGCCAGGTGGAACTGCTGAAGCGCTGGGTCCGGCAGCCGCTGGCGGTGAACCAGGTGCAGCTGAGCATCACGCACGCGCCGATCCTCGCGCAGGGCGTCGCCGCCAATATGGCCGGCCTCGATCAGTCCGTCGACCGCGACAAAGGCATCCTCGACTACGCCCGGCTGAACGACATCACACTGCAAGCGTGGTCGCCGTTCCAGAAGGGCTTCTTCGACGGCGTCTTCCTGGGCGACCGCGAGCACTACGCCGAGCTGAACGACGCGCTGGACGAACTGGCTGCCCGGTACGGCGTCACCCCGGCCGGTGTCGCCGTCGCCTGGATCACCCGTCACCCCGCCCGGATACAGGTCGTGCTCGGCACCACCGACGCCGGACGTGTCGCTGAGTCGGCGGCCGGCTCCGACCTCCCGCTGACACGCGAAGAGTGGTATCGCCTGTTCCGGGCCGCCGGTCACACCCTCCCCTAG
- a CDS encoding FAD-dependent oxidoreductase produces MPEVRVTEEQPAHFPLVLGPVSDESVWPSFVHHPVSAGRDVYGLLTPGEGVKVGIHGNGPAVDPEARDPRPDPLRLAALREYVAEWVPGADADRPAVVSCLYDNAPDDAFVLDRVGQVTVATGFSGHGFKFAPELGGMLARLALDGAPPPERFRLAASS; encoded by the coding sequence CTGCCGGAGGTGCGCGTGACGGAGGAGCAGCCGGCCCATTTCCCGCTTGTCCTGGGCCCGGTCTCGGACGAGAGCGTCTGGCCGAGCTTCGTGCATCATCCCGTCTCGGCCGGCCGGGACGTCTACGGTCTGCTGACGCCCGGAGAGGGAGTGAAGGTCGGCATCCACGGCAACGGTCCGGCCGTCGACCCGGAAGCGCGTGACCCGCGCCCCGATCCGCTCCGGCTGGCCGCTCTGCGCGAGTATGTCGCGGAATGGGTGCCCGGTGCGGATGCGGACCGTCCCGCGGTGGTCAGCTGCCTCTACGACAACGCGCCGGATGATGCGTTCGTGCTCGACCGGGTCGGGCAGGTCACCGTCGCGACCGGATTCTCCGGGCACGGCTTCAAGTTCGCGCCGGAGCTGGGCGGGATGCTCGCGCGGCTCGCCCTCGACGGCGCTCCGCCACCCGAGCGGTTCCGCCTCGCAGCGAGCAGCTAG
- a CDS encoding basic amino acid/polyamine antiporter, producing MQQTRKLPVLVLAGMVVGSMVGAGVFSLPGTFAGATGAIGEAVAWTLAGTGMLTLVLVFQRLAVRRPELDSGIYAYAKAGFGDYVGFFSAFGYWASGCAGNVTYLVLIGSTLGALFPAFGGGNTVVAVLVSSGLVWLFSFLIRRGVPQAAWINTIVAVAKVLPLEVFLVLVATVGFSWQMFAQNLWGGEAPGLGSLGGQIQQTLLLTVFVFLGVEGASVYSRYARSRKDVGRATLIGFLGVLCLFAMITILSFGVAPRAEIGGMRQPSVASVLAVVVGPWGYAFISAGLIVSVLGAYLSWTLMASEVLFSAARNDDAPRFLARTSARGVPVASLLLTSLLVQTLLVVTLFAENAFTFALSLCSSLALIPYVLTAAYALKLETPAGDDPGGRSRRGLAVAVIATAYTLFLIVAAGPQYLLMTFVIYAPGTLLFALARRERGLRVFRPHEAALCVAAVLLAVTAVVALATGWIRI from the coding sequence GTGCAACAGACCAGGAAACTGCCGGTGCTCGTGCTCGCCGGGATGGTCGTCGGCTCGATGGTCGGCGCGGGCGTCTTCTCGCTGCCCGGCACCTTCGCGGGCGCCACCGGTGCGATCGGAGAGGCCGTCGCATGGACGCTGGCCGGCACCGGTATGCTGACACTCGTCTTGGTGTTCCAGCGCCTCGCCGTCCGCCGCCCCGAACTCGACTCCGGAATCTATGCCTACGCCAAGGCCGGGTTCGGCGACTACGTCGGCTTCTTCTCCGCGTTCGGCTACTGGGCGAGCGGATGCGCGGGCAACGTGACCTACCTCGTCCTCATCGGGTCCACGCTCGGGGCGCTCTTCCCCGCGTTCGGCGGTGGGAACACCGTGGTCGCGGTGCTCGTCTCCAGCGGCCTCGTCTGGCTGTTCTCCTTCCTGATCCGGCGCGGCGTCCCGCAAGCGGCCTGGATCAACACGATCGTCGCCGTCGCGAAAGTCCTGCCGCTGGAGGTCTTCCTCGTCCTGGTCGCGACCGTCGGCTTCTCCTGGCAGATGTTCGCGCAGAACCTCTGGGGCGGCGAAGCGCCCGGCCTCGGCTCCCTCGGCGGCCAGATCCAGCAGACGCTGCTGCTGACGGTCTTCGTGTTCCTCGGGGTCGAAGGAGCCTCGGTCTACTCGCGCTACGCCCGCTCGCGAAAGGATGTCGGCCGGGCCACGCTCATCGGCTTCCTCGGGGTGCTCTGCCTGTTCGCGATGATCACCATCCTCTCGTTCGGGGTCGCCCCGCGCGCGGAGATCGGCGGGATGAGGCAGCCGTCGGTCGCGAGCGTGCTGGCCGTCGTCGTGGGGCCGTGGGGCTACGCCTTCATCAGCGCCGGGCTGATCGTGTCGGTGCTCGGCGCGTACCTCTCCTGGACGCTGATGGCCTCCGAAGTGCTGTTCAGTGCGGCGCGCAACGATGACGCGCCTCGGTTCCTCGCCCGCACCTCCGCCCGTGGCGTCCCGGTCGCGTCATTGCTGCTGACGAGCCTGCTGGTGCAGACGCTGCTGGTGGTGACGCTGTTCGCGGAGAATGCGTTCACGTTCGCCCTGAGCCTGTGCAGTTCGCTCGCGCTCATCCCCTATGTGCTCACCGCCGCGTACGCGCTGAAACTTGAGACGCCGGCCGGCGACGATCCCGGCGGGCGCAGCCGGCGCGGGCTGGCGGTCGCGGTGATCGCGACCGCGTACACCCTCTTCCTCATCGTGGCCGCCGGGCCGCAGTATCTGCTCATGACTTTCGTGATCTATGCGCCGGGGACGCTGCTTTTCGCTCTCGCCCGCCGCGAGCGCGGGCTGCGGGTGTTCCGTCCGCACGAAGCCGCCCTGTGCGTGGCCGCAGTGCTCCTGGCGGTGACGGCGGTGGTGGCGCTGGCCACCGGGTGGATCAGAATCTGA
- a CDS encoding LysR substrate-binding domain-containing protein — MEDALGLALLERSPAGTRLTAAGQVVAGWAAEVMAAAGRLVEGAAALRGDEAGAVSVAASLTVAEYLLPRWLTRLRSVAPEARVAVAAVNSAAVLAGVARGEYPLGFVETPDSAPGLRTSRIARDELIVVVAPGHPWARAAGLDAAALAAVPLVARERGSGTRLAAERALAGAGLRPAEPVAELPTTAGIRTAVASGLAPALLSILTVRDDLAAGRLVRVPLTDLRIVRELRAVWRPDTDLPAALRTLLRVARADR; from the coding sequence TTGGAGGATGCCCTCGGACTCGCGCTCCTGGAACGCTCGCCGGCCGGGACGCGGCTGACCGCTGCCGGGCAGGTCGTGGCCGGCTGGGCGGCGGAGGTGATGGCCGCCGCCGGTCGCCTCGTGGAAGGCGCAGCGGCGCTGCGCGGCGACGAGGCGGGCGCGGTGTCCGTCGCGGCGAGCCTCACCGTCGCGGAGTACCTGCTTCCGCGCTGGCTGACGCGGCTGCGTTCCGTCGCCCCCGAGGCCCGGGTGGCGGTCGCCGCCGTCAACAGCGCGGCGGTGCTGGCCGGGGTCGCACGCGGCGAGTATCCCCTCGGCTTCGTGGAGACGCCGGACTCCGCCCCCGGACTCCGCACCAGCCGGATCGCCCGCGACGAGCTGATCGTGGTCGTCGCGCCCGGCCATCCGTGGGCGCGCGCAGCCGGTCTCGACGCCGCGGCCCTCGCCGCCGTGCCGCTGGTCGCCCGGGAACGGGGGTCCGGCACGCGCCTCGCCGCCGAGCGGGCGCTCGCCGGCGCCGGGCTGCGCCCGGCCGAACCCGTGGCCGAGCTGCCGACCACCGCCGGCATCCGCACCGCGGTCGCGTCCGGTCTCGCGCCGGCGCTGCTCAGCATCCTGACAGTGCGCGACGACCTCGCCGCCGGACGGCTGGTGCGCGTGCCGCTGACGGATCTGCGCATCGTCCGCGAACTGCGCGCGGTCTGGCGGCCGGACACGGATCTCCCCGCGGCGCTCAGGACGCTCTTGCGGGTGGCCCGGGCCGATCGCTAG
- a CDS encoding SLAC1 family transporter — MNRFRFEAVTPNWFAAVMGTGIVANALAGFPGQLPGMRAAVLVFWLLAAVLLVFLLAATALHWLRHPEAARGHHRHPVMAHFYGAPPMAMLTVGAGALLVGHDLIGDRAALAVDAVLWTAGTVLGLFAAAAIPYLVFTRLELADDAAFGGWLMPVVLPMVSAATGALLLPHLDGAGQHTMLLACLGMFGMSLLASFFIVAQLWTRLTRHKIGASTMVPTLWIVLGPLGQSVTALTLLARESGSPSLRSDAVLVGTPILGFALLWLAIAAAITLSTARQGMPFALTWWSFTFPVGTCATGAAGLAIVTGSPALTALAAGFLVLLLAAWLVVATRTVAAQLPGRAPAASASAAHDTTRTTTATRTMRPAAAKAATATGTLGSEPASRDNPIQESPHAEAAAGANRPRSPTARAEPMTATTPSTAIPQTSRSMPHPAKPEAASAAAMFATVATMTQPRKRPVVPSKRIASAIVPAGSRRSRTKATISATSRAAMTRTLRASSLAWTERIQAAVRSMDAVIHQPAAPGRLRGKRLPDRKGGEAGIDDAPDGESGTGGCDKGGIRSERAAHRLRDGTAPGETRPRERTDQSDDGSRDDRALPHPVGRGRPDRSDREVVDRGAHGRPATGGEKGRPPPDDISSARASAIPPG, encoded by the coding sequence ATGAACCGTTTCCGCTTCGAGGCCGTCACCCCCAACTGGTTCGCCGCCGTGATGGGCACCGGGATCGTCGCGAACGCGCTGGCGGGCTTCCCGGGGCAACTGCCCGGGATGCGCGCGGCAGTCCTCGTGTTCTGGCTGCTCGCCGCCGTCCTGCTCGTCTTCCTGCTCGCGGCGACCGCCCTGCACTGGCTGCGGCATCCCGAGGCGGCACGCGGTCATCATCGTCACCCGGTCATGGCACACTTCTACGGCGCGCCGCCGATGGCCATGCTGACCGTGGGCGCCGGAGCGCTGCTGGTCGGCCACGACCTCATCGGGGACCGGGCGGCGCTCGCGGTGGATGCGGTGCTCTGGACGGCCGGCACCGTTCTCGGGCTGTTCGCGGCCGCCGCCATCCCGTACCTCGTCTTCACCCGGCTCGAGTTGGCGGACGATGCGGCTTTCGGAGGCTGGCTCATGCCCGTCGTCCTGCCGATGGTCTCCGCCGCCACCGGCGCCCTGCTCCTCCCCCACCTGGACGGCGCCGGGCAGCACACGATGCTGCTCGCGTGCCTGGGAATGTTCGGCATGAGCCTCCTCGCGTCGTTCTTCATCGTCGCCCAGCTCTGGACACGGCTCACCCGCCACAAAATCGGGGCGTCCACGATGGTCCCCACACTGTGGATCGTGCTCGGACCGCTCGGCCAGTCGGTGACCGCGCTCACCCTGCTGGCCCGCGAGAGCGGAAGCCCCTCGCTGCGCTCGGACGCGGTGCTCGTGGGCACGCCGATCCTCGGCTTCGCGCTGCTATGGCTCGCGATCGCGGCGGCGATCACCCTCAGCACCGCTCGCCAGGGGATGCCGTTCGCGCTGACCTGGTGGTCGTTCACCTTTCCGGTGGGCACCTGTGCGACCGGCGCCGCCGGGCTCGCGATCGTCACCGGCTCGCCCGCGCTCACCGCTCTCGCGGCCGGCTTCCTCGTGCTTCTGCTCGCCGCTTGGCTCGTCGTCGCGACACGCACAGTCGCCGCTCAGCTTCCCGGCCGTGCCCCGGCTGCGTCCGCTTCAGCCGCGCACGACACGACACGCACGACGACAGCGACCAGAACGATGAGGCCCGCGGCAGCGAAGGCGGCGACAGCGACCGGGACGCTCGGCAGCGAGCCCGCCAGCCGTGACAACCCGATCCAGGAGAGCCCCCACGCCGAAGCGGCAGCGGGAGCGAACCGGCCGCGATCCCCGACGGCGAGAGCCGAGCCGATGACCGCGACGACGCCGAGCACGGCCATTCCCCAGACCTCTCGGTCGATGCCCCACCCGGCGAAGCCGGAAGCAGCGAGCGCGGCGGCGATGTTCGCGACAGTTGCGACCATGACCCAGCCAAGGAAGAGACCCGTCGTGCCGTCGAAGAGGATCGCGTCGGCCATCGTGCCGGCCGGGTCGCGCCGGAGCCGCACGAAGGCGACGATCAGCGCCACGAGCAGGGCGGCGATGACCAGGACGCTCAGGGCGAGCAGCCTGGCCTGGACCGAGAGAATCCAGGCCGCTGTGAGGAGCATGGACGCCGTCATCCACCAGCCGGCGGCGCCGGGACGCCTGCGAGGGAAGCGCCTGCCAGATCGCAAAGGCGGCGAGGCCGGCATAGATGACGCTCCAGATGGCGAAAGCGGGACCGGCGGGTGCGACAAGGGTGGCATCCGGTCCGAGCGCGCCGCCCACCGCCTCCGGGATGGGACGGCCCCCGGCGAAACCCGACCCCGCGAACGCACCGATCAGAGCGACGACGGCAGCCGCGACGACCGCGCTCTGCCGCACCCGGTCGGCCGCGGTCGGCCGGACCGATCCGATCGGGAGGTCGTTGATCGTGGCGCTCATGGTAGACCCGCGACGGGCGGTGAGAAAGGGCGGCCGCCTCCGGACGACATCAGCAGCGCAAGAGCATCGGCCATCCCGCCAGGCTAG
- a CDS encoding DUF7882 family protein, producing the protein MDSMGKLVYGTGQEYDLDDRVLSHIKLAVVAKLRRHESFLLNWDVPVEQGSGRVSLWISREVPLSFQFTGSRPPSINPQWLEALMHTSQHTGGMVVMAEDELSVYLPV; encoded by the coding sequence ATGGACAGCATGGGAAAACTCGTCTACGGCACGGGTCAGGAGTATGATCTGGATGACCGAGTGCTGAGCCACATCAAGCTCGCGGTCGTCGCCAAGCTTCGCCGCCACGAGAGCTTCCTCCTCAACTGGGATGTGCCGGTCGAGCAGGGGTCCGGGCGCGTGTCGCTCTGGATCAGCCGCGAGGTCCCGCTCTCGTTCCAGTTCACCGGCAGCCGTCCGCCGTCGATCAACCCGCAGTGGCTGGAAGCCCTCATGCACACCTCGCAGCACACGGGCGGCATGGTGGTGATGGCGGAGGACGAGCTCAGCGTGTACCTGCCCGTCTGA
- a CDS encoding serine hydrolase domain-containing protein encodes MPDFRRVTDLVDARGGAAWLTVLRGGEVVLDRRSGCSAAALFYTFSVSKPFVALAVHLLAERGMLRLDDPVARHWPGYAARGKKGVTIRQVLSHRAGVPYSTGTMLGDTVRMTDPGRSVAAAEDAKPRWPAGEVVGYHILSFGFILGELVRRVSGVPVERFIAEELLEPAGLGATSLGLAAAESGRAVPLRALSVPERARTLLFNRLRTRSVPIPAAAVSTNGRELAEFYRMLLAGGEGVLRPETIAAARAVSSDGEPDRIMGGPVRWAHGFQLGGPIGLARPTGSRASPLAFGHNGSNICNVWADPARDVVVAYLTNTADERHRALRHLSDVSDAVLAALG; translated from the coding sequence GTGCCCGATTTCCGCCGTGTGACCGATCTCGTCGACGCCCGCGGCGGCGCTGCCTGGCTCACTGTCTTGCGCGGCGGCGAGGTCGTCCTCGACCGCCGTTCCGGGTGCAGCGCGGCCGCGCTCTTCTACACATTCTCGGTGAGCAAACCGTTCGTCGCTCTCGCTGTCCATCTGCTCGCCGAGCGCGGGATGCTGCGGCTGGACGATCCTGTCGCCCGTCACTGGCCTGGGTACGCCGCCCGCGGTAAGAAGGGCGTCACGATCCGGCAGGTGCTCTCGCACCGCGCGGGTGTTCCGTATTCGACCGGGACGATGCTCGGGGACACCGTGCGCATGACCGACCCGGGGCGCTCGGTCGCCGCGGCGGAGGACGCGAAGCCGCGATGGCCGGCCGGGGAAGTGGTGGGCTATCACATCCTGAGCTTCGGCTTCATCCTGGGTGAGCTCGTCCGCCGGGTGAGCGGGGTTCCGGTGGAGCGGTTCATCGCCGAGGAACTGCTGGAGCCCGCGGGTCTCGGCGCGACGTCGCTGGGGCTGGCCGCGGCCGAGTCCGGCCGTGCGGTCCCGTTGCGCGCGTTGAGCGTGCCCGAGCGTGCCCGGACCCTGCTTTTCAACCGCCTGCGGACCCGCTCGGTTCCCATCCCGGCTGCGGCGGTGAGCACCAACGGGCGCGAGCTCGCGGAGTTCTACCGGATGCTGCTGGCCGGCGGCGAGGGGGTGCTGCGCCCGGAGACGATCGCAGCAGCGCGGGCCGTGTCGAGCGACGGCGAGCCGGATCGGATCATGGGCGGGCCCGTTCGCTGGGCGCACGGCTTCCAACTCGGCGGCCCCATCGGGCTCGCCCGGCCCACCGGTTCGCGGGCGAGCCCGCTCGCTTTCGGGCACAACGGCAGCAATATCTGCAATGTCTGGGCGGACCCGGCCCGGGATGTCGTGGTCGCCTACCTGACGAACACCGCGGACGAGCGACACCGGGCGCTCCGGCACCTCAGCGATGTCTCGGACGCGGTGCTTGCCGCTCTGGGGTGA
- a CDS encoding DUF4383 domain-containing protein, giving the protein MRTSPNRLVATVFGAVYLLVGLLGFAFTGGVGFVATQGGLILGIFEVNPLHNIIHLLVGAALLIAGLTRAVAAKAVNTTIGAVYLLLGIVGFFLVGTEANILALNTPDHFLHLMSAIVLLGVGLGAERTVRSSSAAV; this is encoded by the coding sequence ATGCGCACATCACCGAATCGCCTCGTCGCCACCGTCTTCGGCGCCGTCTACCTGCTGGTCGGCCTGCTCGGCTTCGCCTTCACGGGCGGCGTCGGATTCGTGGCGACCCAGGGCGGGCTGATCCTCGGCATCTTCGAGGTGAACCCGCTTCACAACATCATCCATCTGCTCGTCGGCGCAGCGCTCCTCATCGCAGGACTCACCCGCGCCGTCGCCGCCAAGGCGGTGAACACCACGATCGGAGCCGTCTACCTGCTGCTCGGCATCGTGGGCTTCTTCCTGGTCGGGACGGAAGCGAACATCCTCGCCCTGAACACGCCCGACCACTTCCTGCACCTCATGAGCGCGATCGTGCTCCTCGGTGTCGGTCTCGGCGCCGAGCGGACCGTGCGCTCCTCTTCGGCCGCCGTCTGA
- a CDS encoding biliverdin-producing heme oxygenase, which translates to MAEPIPFSQALRERTQTVHEESEGATFMQDLMSGKGSREDYIHLLAQHWFIYDALETAAGWMADDPIAALFITPKLTRLPAIEADLEFLLGEDWRDRVHPLPSTLRYTARIREVGSTWPGGFVAHHYTRYLGDLSGGQIIRTLLQRQYGFETNGVGFYLFAEIAKPKVFKDVYRAQLDAVDWNEEERDRVIAEVGLAFRFNTQLFDDLAAAKAAAA; encoded by the coding sequence GTGGCCGAGCCCATCCCCTTCTCCCAAGCACTCCGCGAGCGCACCCAGACTGTCCACGAGGAGAGCGAAGGCGCGACCTTCATGCAGGACCTCATGAGCGGCAAAGGCAGCCGGGAAGACTATATCCACCTGCTCGCGCAGCACTGGTTCATCTACGACGCGCTGGAAACGGCCGCCGGTTGGATGGCGGACGACCCGATCGCCGCCCTGTTCATCACCCCGAAGCTCACGCGCCTGCCCGCCATCGAAGCCGACCTGGAGTTCCTCCTCGGTGAGGACTGGCGCGACCGCGTCCACCCGCTCCCGAGCACACTGCGCTACACCGCGCGCATCCGCGAGGTCGGCAGCACCTGGCCGGGCGGCTTCGTCGCCCACCACTACACGCGCTACCTGGGCGACCTCTCTGGCGGCCAGATCATCCGCACGCTTCTACAGCGTCAGTACGGCTTCGAGACCAACGGGGTCGGTTTCTACCTCTTCGCCGAGATCGCCAAGCCGAAAGTGTTCAAGGACGTCTACCGGGCCCAGCTCGACGCGGTGGACTGGAACGAGGAGGAGCGCGACCGCGTGATCGCCGAGGTCGGCCTCGCTTTCCGGTTCAACACACAGCTGTTCGACGATCTGGCGGCGGCCAAGGCGGCGGCCGCCTGA
- a CDS encoding FHA domain-containing protein: MSVTFVMEFSDGQRVESSGSGVVGRNPAVHTPGTEFDDPAHVELITVADDAKSVSRAHLAFGRYDDVFWVMDLGSANGTTITYPGEGTFACDPNTRHEVDPGSIVRFGNASFVLSLR, translated from the coding sequence ATGTCAGTGACATTCGTGATGGAGTTCAGCGACGGTCAGCGCGTGGAGTCCAGCGGGAGCGGAGTCGTGGGGCGGAACCCGGCGGTCCACACGCCCGGAACCGAGTTCGACGACCCCGCTCACGTCGAACTCATCACGGTGGCCGACGATGCGAAGTCCGTCTCCCGTGCGCACTTGGCATTCGGCCGGTACGACGATGTCTTCTGGGTGATGGATCTCGGGTCGGCGAACGGGACGACCATCACCTACCCTGGCGAGGGGACGTTCGCGTGCGATCCGAACACCCGGCACGAGGTGGACCCGGGCTCGATCGTGCGGTTCGGGAACGCGTCTTTCGTGCTCAGCCTGCGCTGA
- a CDS encoding DUF3488 and transglutaminase-like domain-containing protein, which translates to MRARAVDAAFFAALLLVAAASLWPVYEQGRVLAVIGGGVVVGGGVAALGARFRWPGWAVAGATALALALVGAPLAVPGGTVAVVVPTPDGLGMLASGAVFGWKDMLSVPLPLGDYGALLMPALLVVAAAAAAGFSLVLRSSCPAWALAAAAAVFLFGLAFGGHQPLWPVLLGILFVVVALLWATRGIGMPRGGRARPRRFLAATAVIAATAGAGAGIAAVLPATASRTVIRDAVTSPFDPRAELSPLVAYRNSVLPPGAETVMLRVGGLPEGSRLRLAVLDDYDGRVFAVGTDPASGAYERISLRVVRPVAPEGRSARVAVTVEDYRGSWLPTAGAVESITLDGFFYNSTAGAGAVAGEVGKGTRYTMRTVIEGMSEDASIAAAVPPGAGSGVSSIPASLADAVGRHAGDGSPGARLLALTTWLRAGYTSHGGEGEPPSRSGHSVAWLSELVDTEPMVGDAEQYAPALALMARQLGFPSRVVVGYEPTGDRVTGADLTAWVEVRTADGHWLAIDPNPPEREAPEDDRESTKAIALPETVLPPPPPTRPDAVSSTGSAGDDKKPEPELPEWLRTLNAVLGIAAVAGPALAALLAPLWLPALLRGVLRGRRRRKDRRERVLTGGWSQVRDRIAELGESVPRAATRQEVAAIARSAEVMVLAARADRVAFDAYEPTQAEVDAYWVGVRRARSVLLRAHGVRTRVRVMMSWRGILSGVKGRRRCQ; encoded by the coding sequence GTGAGGGCGCGCGCCGTCGACGCGGCCTTCTTCGCCGCCCTGCTGCTCGTCGCTGCGGCGTCGCTGTGGCCGGTCTACGAACAGGGGCGGGTGCTGGCGGTGATCGGTGGCGGCGTGGTCGTCGGCGGGGGTGTCGCGGCGCTCGGCGCTCGGTTCCGCTGGCCGGGCTGGGCGGTCGCCGGAGCCACCGCGCTCGCGCTCGCCCTCGTCGGAGCGCCGCTCGCCGTCCCCGGGGGAACGGTCGCCGTGGTGGTGCCGACGCCCGACGGCCTCGGGATGCTGGCCTCGGGGGCCGTGTTCGGGTGGAAGGATATGCTGTCGGTGCCGCTGCCGCTGGGCGACTACGGCGCGCTCCTCATGCCCGCTCTGCTGGTCGTCGCAGCGGCTGCCGCAGCTGGCTTCTCCCTCGTTCTGCGTTCTTCCTGTCCGGCTTGGGCGCTCGCCGCTGCCGCGGCGGTGTTCCTGTTCGGGCTGGCGTTCGGCGGCCACCAGCCGCTCTGGCCCGTCCTGCTCGGCATCCTGTTCGTCGTGGTGGCGCTGCTCTGGGCGACCCGCGGGATCGGCATGCCGCGCGGCGGGCGGGCGCGGCCGAGACGGTTCCTGGCGGCGACCGCGGTCATCGCGGCGACGGCCGGCGCGGGCGCCGGGATCGCCGCGGTGCTGCCGGCCACCGCGTCCCGGACCGTCATCCGGGATGCGGTGACGTCGCCGTTCGACCCGCGAGCGGAGCTGAGCCCGCTCGTCGCCTACCGCAACAGCGTGCTGCCGCCCGGCGCTGAGACCGTGATGCTGCGCGTCGGCGGGCTGCCGGAGGGTTCGCGGCTGCGGCTCGCCGTGCTGGACGACTACGATGGCCGCGTGTTCGCCGTGGGGACCGATCCGGCCTCCGGCGCGTACGAGCGCATCTCCCTTCGCGTGGTTCGTCCGGTTGCGCCCGAGGGCCGGTCGGCGCGCGTCGCGGTCACCGTCGAGGACTACCGCGGATCGTGGCTTCCCACGGCGGGCGCTGTCGAGTCGATCACGCTGGACGGTTTCTTCTACAACAGCACGGCGGGTGCGGGTGCGGTCGCCGGTGAGGTCGGGAAGGGGACTCGCTACACGATGCGGACCGTGATCGAGGGAATGTCCGAGGACGCGAGCATCGCCGCGGCCGTGCCTCCCGGGGCCGGCTCGGGCGTCTCCAGCATCCCGGCCTCCCTGGCCGATGCCGTCGGCCGCCACGCCGGCGACGGCTCCCCGGGCGCGCGGCTTCTCGCGCTCACGACCTGGCTGCGAGCCGGTTACACGAGCCACGGCGGTGAGGGGGAGCCGCCGAGCCGCTCCGGTCACAGCGTCGCCTGGTTGTCCGAACTAGTCGACACCGAGCCGATGGTCGGCGACGCCGAGCAGTACGCGCCCGCTCTCGCGCTGATGGCACGGCAGCTCGGCTTCCCGTCGCGGGTGGTTGTCGGATACGAGCCGACGGGTGACCGGGTGACCGGCGCGGATCTCACCGCGTGGGTCGAGGTGCGGACCGCGGACGGCCACTGGCTGGCGATCGATCCCAACCCGCCCGAACGGGAGGCGCCGGAGGACGATCGCGAGAGCACCAAGGCGATCGCGCTGCCGGAGACGGTGCTGCCGCCACCCCCGCCGACACGACCCGATGCCGTCTCCTCCACCGGCTCGGCCGGCGACGACAAGAAGCCGGAGCCCGAGCTTCCCGAGTGGCTGCGCACCCTGAACGCTGTACTGGGGATCGCCGCTGTCGCCGGCCCCGCTTTGGCTGCGCTGCTCGCACCGCTCTGGCTGCCTGCGCTGCTGCGCGGAGTCCTCCGCGGGCGGCGGCGCCGGAAGGACCGACGGGAGCGCGTGCTCACCGGTGGCTGGTCTCAGGTGCGCGACCGGATCGCCGAACTCGGGGAATCCGTTCCGCGCGCGGCGACGCGGCAGGAGGTCGCCGCGATCGCGCGGAGCGCCGAGGTCATGGTGCTCGCCGCGCGGGCCGACCGGGTGGCATTCGACGCCTACGAGCCCACGCAAGCCGAGGTGGACGCCTATTGGGTCGGTGTGCGCCGGGCGCGGTCTGTTCTGCTGCGTGCGCACGGGGTGCGAACACGGGTTAGAGTCATGATGTCTTGGCGTGGCATCCTGAGCGGTGTGAAGGGAAGACGGAGATGTCAGTGA